From one Enterococcus sp. DIV2402 genomic stretch:
- a CDS encoding ABC transporter permease gives MRYKALVQRILKEMIRDKRTLLLMMVAPLFILTLMHVVFDHETDTQLVVGYRQVPDSLIEQFPDTVTLTAFTTDTSAKKLIEQHQLDAFIETTGTKLTVTYENADPNKSKQLAGLLPSLLMSSAMQNLPRTNELPHYTITNQYVYGNDDSDFFDTLFPILIGFFVFFFVFLISGISLLRERTKKTLERLLATPVKRSEIIFGYMTGYGLFAIVQTILIVLYATYILDLTIAGELIWVFVINLLIALVALSMGLFVSTFASSEFQMMQFIPLVVIPQIFFAGIIPIDTMANWVQTVGKFLPLTYAGDALTSVMFKGQGFDTIAGDLGMLMLFALLFTLANILGLRKYRKV, from the coding sequence ATGCGCTATAAAGCACTCGTTCAACGAATTTTAAAAGAAATGATTCGCGATAAACGGACGCTCCTATTAATGATGGTTGCACCTTTATTTATTCTAACGCTGATGCATGTTGTTTTTGACCATGAAACAGATACGCAACTAGTTGTAGGCTATCGACAAGTTCCTGATAGCCTCATTGAGCAATTTCCTGATACCGTGACATTAACAGCATTTACTACCGATACTTCTGCCAAAAAACTTATTGAGCAGCATCAACTCGATGCATTCATCGAAACAACCGGTACGAAATTAACGGTAACCTATGAAAATGCCGATCCAAATAAAAGCAAACAACTAGCCGGTCTCTTGCCTAGTCTACTTATGAGTAGTGCAATGCAGAATCTCCCACGCACAAACGAGCTACCGCACTATACGATAACCAATCAATATGTGTATGGTAATGATGACTCTGATTTTTTTGATACCTTATTTCCGATTTTAATTGGTTTTTTTGTCTTTTTCTTTGTTTTTTTGATTTCAGGTATCTCGTTACTGAGAGAACGAACCAAAAAAACTTTAGAACGTTTATTGGCAACACCGGTGAAACGAAGTGAAATTATTTTTGGTTATATGACTGGTTATGGCTTATTTGCGATTGTTCAAACAATTTTGATTGTGTTATATGCAACCTATATTTTGGATTTGACCATCGCTGGTGAGTTGATTTGGGTCTTTGTTATTAATCTGTTAATTGCCTTAGTGGCGCTATCGATGGGGTTATTTGTTTCTACCTTTGCATCTTCCGAATTCCAGATGATGCAATTTATCCCTTTAGTCGTGATTCCTCAAATCTTTTTTGCAGGCATTATTCCCATTGATACGATGGCCAATTGGGTTCAAACTGTCGGCAAATTTTTACCTTTGACTTATGCGGGAGACGCGCTGACTAGTGTGATGTTTAAAGGTCAAGGATTTGACACCATTGCGGGTGATTTAGGTATGTTAATGTTATTCGCTTTGTTGTTTACCCTTGCGAATATTTTAGGCTTACGAAAATATCGTAAAGTTTAA
- a CDS encoding MFS transporter, whose translation MGELEKEVGEKRLETPDKLFNKGFIGMTVINFVVYLVYYLLMVIIAVIAQDQLHATLGQAGLASGIYIIGTLFARLLMGKKLESYGRKAVLRYGSVFYLLTTVAYLYVPSIGILYVVRLLNGFGYGTVSTATNAIVTAYIPKSRNGEGINYYGLSTSLAAAIGPFIGMVLLNLTNFYFIIGFSIVLITITTIASFLFPVKNIVLSAEHRKLIASWSLESFIEKKVLFITFIAFLMGFAYSSVLAFLSSYAQIIHLVPASSFFFVVYALVITATRPLSGRIFDTYGENYVIYPSYICLAIGLLLLSFTTSNWMLLLSGAFIGLGYGTFMSNGQAICLKKCEGHQIGVALSTYFIGLDLGLGIGPYLLGELRRVMTFQEIYRIASLLPVVCVILYALFYQSKISLPKLQEIKGEK comes from the coding sequence ATGGGAGAGTTGGAAAAAGAAGTGGGGGAGAAACGGTTGGAGACACCAGATAAATTATTTAATAAAGGCTTTATTGGTATGACCGTGATTAATTTTGTTGTTTATTTGGTTTATTATTTATTGATGGTGATTATCGCAGTTATTGCTCAAGATCAACTACACGCAACTTTAGGACAAGCGGGATTGGCGTCAGGCATTTATATTATAGGAACATTGTTCGCTCGTTTGTTAATGGGGAAAAAATTAGAATCTTACGGTCGGAAAGCAGTCTTGCGTTATGGGTCAGTCTTTTATTTATTAACAACAGTTGCTTATTTGTACGTGCCATCGATTGGTATCTTATATGTCGTACGTTTATTGAATGGGTTCGGTTATGGTACGGTGTCAACTGCTACAAATGCGATTGTCACAGCGTATATTCCGAAATCACGTAATGGGGAAGGCATCAATTATTATGGATTAAGTACTAGCTTGGCTGCCGCCATAGGTCCATTTATTGGAATGGTATTATTAAATTTGACGAATTTTTATTTTATTATTGGTTTTTCAATTGTATTAATTACCATTACGACAATCGCCAGTTTTCTATTTCCAGTTAAAAATATCGTATTATCAGCAGAACATCGAAAACTAATTGCATCATGGTCGTTGGAAAGTTTTATTGAAAAGAAAGTTCTATTTATTACATTTATTGCCTTTTTAATGGGATTTGCTTATTCAAGCGTATTAGCCTTTTTGTCTTCTTATGCACAAATCATACATTTGGTGCCGGCTAGTTCATTCTTTTTTGTTGTTTACGCATTGGTCATTACGGCTACTCGTCCGTTGTCAGGACGCATTTTTGATACTTATGGTGAAAATTATGTGATTTACCCAAGCTATATTTGTCTGGCTATAGGATTATTGCTGTTAAGCTTCACAACAAGTAATTGGATGTTACTTCTTTCAGGTGCTTTTATTGGGTTAGGCTATGGAACCTTCATGTCAAATGGGCAAGCGATTTGTTTGAAAAAATGTGAAGGTCATCAAATTGGTGTAGCTTTATCCACGTATTTTATTGGCTTGGATTTAGGTTTAGGAATAGGGCCTTATTTATTAGGTGAATTACGAAGAGTGATGACTTTTCAAGAAATCTATCGAATTGCTAGTCTATTGCCCGTCGTTTGTGTCATTTTATATGCTTTATTTTATCAATCAAAAATATCATTACCAAAATTACAAGAAATCAAAGGGGAGAAGTAA
- a CDS encoding ECF transporter S component has translation MNQTKTITTRTITIVALALALNYVGGTIALFLRLPIYLDTIGTIFAAVLLGPVYGVLAGLLNALLSGLTTDLFALYYGPVQIVTGFCAGYFLKNRLEGKQLVIKTLWISLPGTIIATIITVVLFGGITSSGSSVIVQLLRGIGLSQVSSVFLVQVITDYLDRLVSIVLVLMVTTRITHRFMKEY, from the coding sequence ATGAATCAAACAAAAACCATCACTACTAGAACCATTACCATTGTTGCGTTAGCTTTAGCATTGAATTATGTAGGGGGCACCATTGCCTTGTTCTTGCGTCTGCCTATTTATTTGGATACGATTGGAACAATTTTCGCTGCTGTATTATTAGGTCCTGTTTATGGTGTATTAGCAGGCTTATTAAATGCTTTACTTAGCGGTTTGACTACTGATTTATTTGCTTTATATTATGGACCTGTCCAAATTGTTACTGGGTTTTGTGCAGGTTATTTCTTAAAAAATCGCTTAGAAGGAAAACAATTAGTGATAAAAACGTTATGGATTTCATTACCTGGAACAATTATAGCAACGATTATCACGGTTGTTTTATTTGGAGGTATCACGTCTTCTGGTTCAAGCGTGATTGTTCAATTATTACGTGGGATTGGCTTATCACAAGTTTCCAGTGTCTTCCTTGTTCAAGTGATTACAGATTACCTTGATCGATTGGTGTCCATTGTTTTGGTGTTGATGGTGACAACTCGTATCACGCATCGGTTTATGAAAGAGTACTAG
- a CDS encoding Crp/Fnr family transcriptional regulator: MDKQILQDYLDDHAFPVIVRSKKKYLMYEGLQDSSAYILKKGIIKTSVISHDGREFNLRYITGLEIVSLLRDEYSKFIDAPFNIRVESPTAELYQIDRVQFWKDINQSPQLQNYVKEYYRVNLLQSMKKMQQMLMNGKFGAVCTQLYDLYETFGVQTKEGYLIDFVVTNEEIAHFCGITSASSVNRMMQQLRETGAIRIQNRKILIKDLHAIKENMVV; this comes from the coding sequence ATGGATAAACAAATCTTACAAGATTATTTGGATGATCATGCGTTTCCAGTGATTGTTAGGTCAAAGAAAAAGTATTTAATGTATGAAGGATTACAAGATAGTTCTGCGTATATTTTGAAAAAAGGAATCATTAAAACTAGTGTCATTTCTCATGACGGACGGGAATTTAATCTTCGCTATATTACTGGGTTAGAAATTGTTTCTTTATTACGTGATGAATATTCGAAATTTATTGATGCTCCTTTTAACATCCGTGTCGAATCTCCTACAGCTGAGCTCTATCAAATTGATCGTGTGCAATTTTGGAAAGATATTAATCAAAGTCCACAATTACAAAATTATGTTAAAGAATATTATCGTGTGAATTTGTTGCAATCGATGAAAAAAATGCAGCAAATGCTAATGAATGGGAAATTTGGTGCCGTTTGTACACAATTATATGACCTTTATGAGACATTTGGCGTACAAACAAAAGAAGGTTATTTAATTGATTTTGTCGTGACGAATGAAGAAATTGCTCACTTTTGTGGGATTACTTCTGCAAGTAGTGTCAATCGTATGATGCAGCAATTAAGAGAAACCGGTGCTATTCGTATCCAAAATCGTAAAATTTTAATTAAAGATTTACATGCAATTAAAGAGAATATGGTGGTTTAA
- a CDS encoding alpha/beta hydrolase — translation MKKPMNYYLPIISHYLDVPYDDKPRRVRVLLPRDYDMYVEENYPVVYMHDGQNVFYSKEAYSGHSWKLIPLIKNSVDLPKMIIVGIDNAGEDRLDEYTPWPFELKEEVESHGHPGGMGIPHGEWIVNTVKPFIDKHYRTQPEREHTALVGSSLGGLITAYMGAAYPETFGSLGVFSLASWLSENAFLDFIDKNPLHPDTKVYIQVGTEEGNEVDETFVNKNINQAYIDSSLWYYQTMLRNGHAMDKIWLRILADEHHFEKYWADHFGEYLQFTFHN, via the coding sequence ATGAAGAAGCCGATGAATTATTACTTGCCAATTATTTCCCATTACTTAGATGTTCCCTATGATGATAAACCACGTCGCGTCCGTGTGTTGCTACCGCGAGATTACGATATGTATGTGGAAGAAAATTACCCAGTGGTCTATATGCATGATGGACAAAATGTTTTTTATAGTAAAGAAGCCTATTCGGGCCATTCATGGAAGTTAATTCCTTTAATTAAAAATAGTGTTGATTTACCGAAAATGATTATTGTAGGCATTGATAATGCAGGGGAAGATCGCTTAGACGAATACACGCCTTGGCCGTTTGAATTGAAAGAAGAGGTTGAAAGTCATGGGCATCCTGGCGGTATGGGTATTCCTCACGGTGAATGGATTGTGAATACCGTTAAACCATTTATCGATAAACATTACCGGACACAACCAGAACGTGAACATACAGCATTAGTGGGTAGCTCTTTAGGAGGACTCATCACAGCGTATATGGGTGCAGCATATCCTGAAACTTTTGGTTCATTGGGAGTATTCTCATTAGCTTCATGGTTAAGTGAAAATGCCTTTTTAGATTTTATCGATAAAAACCCACTGCATCCTGATACGAAAGTATATATTCAAGTAGGAACAGAAGAAGGAAACGAAGTCGATGAAACCTTTGTTAATAAGAATATTAATCAAGCGTATATTGATAGTTCCTTGTGGTATTATCAAACGATGTTGCGAAATGGACATGCTATGGATAAAATTTGGCTGCGTATTTTAGCAGATGAGCACCATTTTGAAAAATATTGGGCGGACCATTTTGGTGAATATCTACAGTTCACTTTTCATAATTAA